The proteins below come from a single Mucilaginibacter mali genomic window:
- a CDS encoding DUF1800 domain-containing protein, protein MKSPLKYLSMLVLMLCGVAVLSSFLAVRSAAVNKTKFTFPYKQYGLTERQAAAHLLSRFTYGPTPGEIDAVVKMGLENWFQQQLDGNMPDDSLNTLLDQYPDLKLTNAQIADIYPRGGAALRMAIRDGVIDKDSAKADRKEYRDALAAYMQKKGLKPAQELFRQFYNQKILRAAYSNNQLREVLTDFWFNHFNVSTTKNDCAEFIPDYERDVIRPNVTGKFGDLLLATAKSPAMLYYLDNFSSSGTNANQDRNPQFQRRLEMMQKQMADNPQMAAAVEKLQKGRKNQGLNENYAREVMELHTLGVDGGYTQQDVTQAAKVLTGWTVYPMGQYMGGGAGGGMMQQLVKMGGEERMKERGFIHDGDFLFTPNRHDTGSKTVLGRKFGNEGYQEGVDLLDMLAHHNSTSKFITKKIAVRFVNDTPPQTLLDKMAKTFKDKDGDIREVMITMATAPEFWNPSAVREKTKSPFELVVSSVRSLDAKIYQPFQLYSWANKMGQKMYAYQAPTGFPDRGQYWINTGALLNRMNFGLALASGRIPGVRIDLAALNNHHEPESPEAALRIYSKLVMPERNIDATIKQLTPMLSDPNLVQKVSDAADKAAPKQPDMSSGGNMQDMMMANAGDPQGKGGKKNFGKKNGYQAQMTAQGNNSMLSQVVGIIVGSPEFQRR, encoded by the coding sequence ATGAAAAGCCCCTTAAAATATCTGTCCATGTTGGTGCTGATGCTGTGCGGCGTTGCCGTGCTGTCATCATTTTTGGCTGTGCGCAGCGCCGCCGTCAACAAAACAAAATTTACCTTTCCCTATAAGCAATATGGCCTGACCGAGCGACAAGCCGCCGCGCATTTGCTCAGTCGTTTTACTTACGGGCCTACTCCCGGCGAAATTGACGCGGTAGTAAAAATGGGCCTCGAAAACTGGTTCCAACAGCAGTTGGACGGCAATATGCCCGATGATTCATTAAATACTTTATTAGACCAATATCCTGATCTGAAACTAACCAACGCGCAGATTGCCGATATCTATCCGCGTGGCGGCGCTGCTTTGCGTATGGCCATCAGGGATGGGGTGATAGATAAGGATTCGGCAAAGGCCGACCGAAAGGAATACCGCGATGCCCTTGCAGCCTACATGCAAAAGAAGGGCCTTAAGCCTGCACAGGAATTATTCCGCCAGTTTTATAACCAAAAGATCTTACGTGCAGCTTACAGTAACAACCAGTTGCGCGAAGTGCTGACCGATTTCTGGTTCAACCATTTTAACGTATCAACCACCAAAAACGATTGTGCCGAATTTATCCCCGATTACGAGCGCGATGTGATCCGTCCGAACGTAACCGGTAAATTTGGCGACTTGTTGCTGGCCACTGCTAAATCGCCGGCTATGCTTTACTACCTGGATAACTTCAGCAGTTCGGGCACTAACGCCAACCAGGACAGGAACCCGCAGTTTCAGCGCCGGTTAGAAATGATGCAAAAGCAAATGGCCGATAACCCGCAAATGGCTGCCGCTGTTGAAAAGCTGCAAAAAGGCCGTAAAAACCAGGGACTGAACGAGAACTATGCCCGCGAGGTGATGGAGTTGCACACACTTGGTGTTGATGGTGGCTACACCCAACAGGATGTTACCCAGGCCGCGAAAGTACTGACCGGCTGGACAGTATACCCAATGGGCCAGTACATGGGCGGTGGCGCCGGCGGTGGCATGATGCAGCAACTGGTAAAAATGGGTGGCGAAGAGCGCATGAAAGAACGTGGCTTTATACACGATGGCGACTTCCTGTTTACACCAAACCGCCACGATACCGGCAGCAAAACTGTGTTAGGTCGTAAATTTGGTAACGAGGGTTACCAGGAGGGTGTCGATCTGCTGGATATGCTGGCACATCATAATTCAACCTCGAAATTCATTACCAAAAAAATAGCGGTACGCTTTGTAAACGATACTCCGCCGCAAACTTTGCTGGATAAGATGGCCAAAACCTTTAAAGATAAGGACGGCGATATCCGCGAGGTGATGATCACCATGGCCACCGCGCCCGAATTTTGGAACCCATCGGCTGTGCGCGAAAAAACAAAATCACCTTTCGAACTGGTGGTGAGTTCGGTACGCAGTTTAGATGCGAAGATCTATCAGCCATTTCAACTATATAGCTGGGCTAATAAAATGGGGCAGAAGATGTATGCCTACCAGGCGCCGACCGGTTTCCCCGACAGGGGCCAATACTGGATCAATACCGGCGCTTTGCTTAACCGTATGAATTTCGGTTTGGCTTTGGCATCAGGCCGTATCCCGGGTGTTCGGATAGATCTTGCCGCGCTGAATAACCATCACGAACCGGAAAGCCCCGAAGCTGCCCTGCGCATCTATAGCAAACTGGTAATGCCCGAACGCAATATCGACGCGACCATCAAGCAGCTTACCCCAATGCTAAGCGACCCTAACCTGGTACAAAAGGTAAGCGATGCTGCCGACAAGGCCGCGCCGAAACAACCCGATATGAGCAGCGGCGGCAATATGCAGGATATGATGATGGCCAATGCCGGCGACCCGCAGGGCAAAGGCGGCAAAAAGAATTTTGGCAAAAAGAACGGCTACCAGGCGCAGATGACGGCGCAGGGCAATAACTCCATGCTATCGCAGGTGGTTGGTATTATAGTTGGTTCGCCCGAGTTTCAAAGAAGATAG
- a CDS encoding ABC transporter ATP-binding protein, whose product MNDQPLIQIRNLSKSYGSKLVLKNLTLDIFPGQVIGYIGPNGAGKSTTVKILTGLIPDFNGEVIVDGINMSQDPLEIKKLIGYVPENAEIYDVLTPMEYLDFIGKLYNMEEAVLHDRAKKLLTAFGLGDNIDSRMDTFSKGMKQKVLLISGIIHNPKIIVLDEPLSGLDANAVIMIKELIVKLKQEGKTIFYCSHVMDVVEKVSDRILLINKGEIIADGSFESLKQDHADTLEQIFAKLTGREITGTEADAIINSFD is encoded by the coding sequence ATGAATGACCAACCATTGATCCAGATCAGGAACCTGTCTAAATCGTACGGTTCTAAACTGGTACTAAAAAATTTAACATTAGATATTTTCCCCGGCCAGGTAATTGGCTATATCGGCCCGAATGGCGCCGGTAAATCAACCACGGTAAAGATCCTCACCGGGCTTATCCCCGATTTTAACGGTGAGGTAATTGTAGATGGCATCAACATGAGCCAGGATCCGCTGGAGATAAAAAAACTGATCGGCTACGTACCCGAGAATGCCGAGATATACGATGTATTGACGCCCATGGAATACCTTGACTTTATCGGCAAGTTGTATAACATGGAAGAGGCGGTATTACACGATCGGGCTAAAAAACTGCTGACGGCTTTTGGTCTTGGCGATAATATCGACTCGCGCATGGATACTTTCAGTAAAGGTATGAAGCAAAAGGTGCTGCTGATATCGGGCATTATCCATAACCCTAAAATTATTGTACTGGATGAACCACTATCGGGTTTGGATGCCAACGCGGTGATCATGATCAAGGAACTGATCGTTAAACTGAAGCAGGAGGGCAAAACCATCTTCTATTGCAGCCATGTGATGGATGTGGTGGAAAAGGTATCCGACAGGATCTTGCTCATTAACAAAGGCGAGATCATTGCCGATGGCAGCTTCGAATCGTTGAAGCAGGATCATGCCGATACGCTGGAACAGATATTTGCCAAACTGACCGGCCGCGAAATAACAGGCACCGAAGCTGACGCCATCATTAACTCATTTGACTAA
- a CDS encoding S9 family peptidase: MKRPLLSLLLFLGTAGAYAQDAVSYQMPPKAMADLLLAKPTPSVSIDSKAEWMLLSERNTYPSVEELARPELRIAGMRINPANFSLSRQSFVNNFTLQNIKTGKTFPITGLPSPLLAGTFSRSPDEHKIAFTQVNAKTVDLYVIDIATKKAMKVNKHPLNVVLNSGIVWADNNTLLYRVISKPASMAPQAPAAPKGPTVQQSLGKASPSATYEDLIKNPYDEQLFAFYGTSQLVKNKGGVETPIGKPAIYSSVQLSPDKQFMLVRTINKPFSYLVTAGGFPSTVYITDMTGKVYKQLAQLPSSEATPSGYDNTQNIPRSFDWRDDEPATITWAHPLDSGLIKKKVDYHDVVYELNSPFKGEPKELFKTEYRFRGITWGNDKLALVNQGMRSKQINRVSTFNTSTGKLETLYERSQTDAYNNPGTPVMSRNKYGRDVIQTTDNGTKILMNNPTGASKNGDLPFLAKFDLNSKKNEIIWRCEPGHYESVVDVIDADKLVLLTRRESQTEVPNYYIKNLVLRMADVPVTHFTNPYPQLEGVSKEKIHYKRADGVDLTGDLYLPKGYSKEKDGPLPVLIWAYPAEYNSADDAAQVRGSKDRFTLIGGGSPIFFVTQGYAILNNAEMPIVAKEGKKPNDNFVEQLQLNAEAAINKLADMGVGDRNRIAVGGHSYGAFMTANLLAHTNLFKAGLAESGAYNRTLTPFGFQNEERTYWQDPKLYYDMSPFSFADKIKTPILLIHGEADDNPGTFPINSERLFAAIKGLGGTVRFVYLPYEAHGYRGKENLLHKLWEQYTWMEKYVKNAK; encoded by the coding sequence ATGAAGAGACCTTTACTTTCTCTGCTGCTGTTTTTAGGCACAGCCGGGGCTTACGCGCAGGATGCCGTTAGCTACCAAATGCCGCCAAAGGCCATGGCCGATCTGCTACTGGCCAAACCAACGCCATCGGTAAGTATCGATTCTAAAGCCGAATGGATGTTACTGAGCGAGCGTAACACTTACCCATCGGTTGAAGAACTGGCGCGGCCTGAACTACGCATTGCCGGTATGCGTATCAACCCGGCCAATTTCTCGTTAAGCAGGCAGAGCTTTGTGAACAACTTCACCCTGCAGAATATCAAGACCGGCAAAACCTTCCCGATCACCGGCTTGCCGTCGCCATTATTAGCGGGTACCTTCAGCCGCAGTCCGGATGAGCATAAAATTGCCTTTACACAGGTAAATGCTAAGACTGTCGATCTGTATGTGATCGATATCGCTACCAAAAAAGCCATGAAGGTGAACAAGCATCCGCTTAACGTGGTGCTGAACAGCGGCATTGTTTGGGCAGATAACAACACACTGCTTTACCGCGTCATTAGCAAACCGGCAAGTATGGCACCGCAGGCACCCGCCGCGCCAAAAGGGCCAACCGTACAGCAAAGCTTAGGCAAAGCATCGCCAAGCGCCACTTACGAAGATCTGATCAAAAACCCTTACGATGAGCAGCTATTCGCCTTTTACGGCACATCGCAACTGGTAAAAAACAAAGGTGGTGTAGAAACACCAATAGGTAAGCCAGCCATTTACAGTAGCGTACAGCTATCGCCCGATAAGCAGTTTATGCTGGTGCGGACGATCAATAAGCCGTTCTCGTACCTGGTGACCGCGGGCGGCTTCCCTTCTACCGTTTACATTACCGATATGACGGGTAAGGTTTATAAGCAACTGGCCCAGCTGCCATCAAGCGAGGCTACGCCATCGGGCTATGATAATACGCAGAATATCCCCCGCTCTTTCGACTGGCGCGACGATGAACCTGCAACTATCACCTGGGCACATCCGTTGGACAGCGGCCTGATCAAAAAGAAGGTGGATTATCATGATGTGGTGTACGAACTGAACTCCCCTTTTAAAGGTGAGCCAAAGGAGTTGTTTAAAACCGAATACCGCTTCCGCGGGATCACCTGGGGTAATGATAAACTGGCTTTGGTTAACCAGGGCATGCGTTCGAAGCAGATCAACCGCGTATCAACCTTTAATACATCGACAGGTAAGCTGGAAACACTGTATGAACGCAGCCAAACCGATGCCTACAACAATCCCGGAACCCCGGTAATGTCGCGCAATAAATATGGCCGCGATGTGATACAAACCACCGATAACGGCACCAAAATACTGATGAACAACCCAACCGGTGCATCTAAAAATGGCGACCTGCCCTTCCTGGCCAAGTTTGACCTGAACAGCAAGAAGAACGAGATCATCTGGCGTTGCGAACCGGGGCATTATGAATCGGTAGTAGATGTGATAGATGCGGATAAGCTGGTGTTGCTGACCCGTCGCGAATCGCAAACGGAAGTGCCTAACTACTATATCAAAAATTTAGTATTGCGCATGGCCGATGTGCCGGTTACGCATTTCACCAATCCATACCCGCAACTGGAAGGCGTTAGCAAGGAGAAGATCCATTACAAACGCGCCGATGGCGTTGACCTGACCGGCGACCTGTACCTGCCGAAAGGCTATAGCAAAGAAAAGGACGGTCCATTGCCGGTGCTGATCTGGGCCTATCCTGCCGAATACAACTCGGCTGATGACGCGGCGCAGGTGCGTGGTTCTAAAGACCGTTTTACGCTGATTGGCGGCGGCAGCCCGATATTTTTTGTAACGCAAGGCTATGCCATTTTAAACAATGCCGAAATGCCCATCGTTGCCAAAGAAGGTAAAAAACCTAACGATAACTTTGTTGAGCAATTACAACTGAACGCAGAAGCCGCCATTAACAAACTGGCCGACATGGGCGTAGGCGACCGTAACCGCATTGCCGTTGGCGGCCACAGCTACGGCGCGTTTATGACGGCCAACCTTTTGGCGCATACCAACCTGTTTAAAGCCGGTTTAGCCGAAAGCGGTGCCTATAATCGTACCCTTACCCCCTTCGGCTTCCAGAATGAGGAGCGCACCTATTGGCAGGACCCTAAGTTATATTACGATATGAGCCCGTTCAGCTTCGCGGATAAGATCAAAACCCCTATCCTGCTGATCCACGGTGAGGCCGATGATAATCCCGGTACCTTCCCAATCAACAGCGAGCGCTTATTTGCGGCAATTAAAGGCTTGGGCGGTACGGTAAGGTTTGTTTATCTACCTTACGAGGCCCACGGTTACCGCGGCAAGGAAAACCTGCTGCATAAGCTATGGGAGCAGTACACCTGGATGGAGAAGTATGTGAAGAATGCAAAATAG
- a CDS encoding SMP-30/gluconolactonase/LRE family protein: MIRIKTLTCVLPGIISIGAFAQNKPLYDTLQKPQLISKQFSFTEGPAPDKKGNIFFTDQPNNKIWKYDTDGKLSIFMEKAGRSNGMYFDKKGNLISCADEEDQLWLIDKDAKVTVLVKDLGGHLLNGPNDVWVNNKTGGMYFTDPYYQRDYWTRKKSDLDGQKVYYLPKDGAPIAVEDQLKKPNGIVGTPDGKTLYVADIQANKIYKYSIADDGSLKDKQVLINQGSDGMTLDEQGNLYLCGRGVTIYDPTGRKLAHIDIPEPWTANICFGGKDRKLLFITASTAIYTLRMNVKGVE, from the coding sequence ATGATACGGATTAAAACCTTAACCTGTGTATTGCCCGGCATAATAAGCATCGGCGCATTTGCACAGAACAAACCTTTGTACGACACCTTGCAAAAGCCGCAGCTGATCTCTAAACAGTTCAGCTTTACCGAAGGGCCCGCGCCGGACAAAAAGGGGAATATCTTTTTTACCGATCAGCCTAATAACAAGATCTGGAAGTACGATACCGATGGCAAACTATCCATATTTATGGAGAAGGCCGGTCGCAGTAACGGGATGTATTTTGATAAAAAGGGTAACCTGATCAGTTGCGCCGATGAAGAGGATCAGCTATGGTTGATTGATAAGGATGCCAAGGTTACGGTATTGGTAAAAGACCTGGGCGGGCACCTCCTTAACGGCCCTAACGATGTTTGGGTGAACAACAAAACCGGGGGCATGTACTTCACCGATCCCTATTACCAGCGCGATTACTGGACACGCAAAAAAAGCGACCTGGACGGCCAGAAGGTTTATTATCTGCCCAAAGATGGCGCGCCAATAGCAGTTGAAGATCAGCTGAAGAAACCCAACGGAATAGTGGGCACACCCGATGGTAAAACGCTCTACGTAGCCGATATACAGGCCAACAAGATCTACAAATACAGTATTGCCGATGATGGTAGCCTGAAGGATAAACAAGTTCTCATCAACCAGGGATCGGACGGGATGACGCTGGATGAACAGGGTAACCTGTACCTGTGCGGCCGGGGAGTTACCATTTACGACCCTACCGGCAGGAAGCTGGCCCATATCGATATCCCCGAACCATGGACGGCCAATATTTGCTTCGGCGGTAAGGATAGGAAATTGCTGTTTATCACGGCGTCGACGGCTATTTATACTTTAAGGATGAATGTGAAAGGGGTGGAGTAA
- a CDS encoding alpha-L-fucosidase, whose protein sequence is MKKHLSFILVLALYTSAFCQAPPKPYGPLPSQRQLNWQETGMYCLIHFGPDTFTDKEWGYGDEDPAIFNPTQFNAMQIVGAAKKGGFKGIIVVAKHHDGFCLWPTKTTEHNISKSPYKNGKGDILREYRQACDKLGMKMGVYCSPWDRNSALYGKPEYVTDVYRKQLRELYTNYGPLFIVWHDGANGGDGYYGGAKEVRKIDRSTYYGWDDTWGIARKLQPGAVIFGDVGPDVRWVGNESGYAGQTYWATYTPHAPEAGKAPGNGFVLDKEGIEGHRDGKYWMPAECDVPLRPGWFYHQKEDGKTKTPDQLMDLYYKSVGRGACLDLGLAPDKRGLITTEDENALMGLGANLRMTFKTNLAKGATFSASNVRGGNRLKFGPAHLTDNDRYSYWATDDGVLTPELIIDLHQAKTFDVIQLRENIKLGQRIDGVAIDIMVGKEWQEIATATSIGANKLIRLDKPVKARKIRLRVTNAAACVALSDFGLYNELRFPPPVKMED, encoded by the coding sequence ATGAAAAAACACTTATCGTTTATTTTAGTTCTTGCCCTGTACACCAGCGCTTTTTGCCAGGCCCCGCCCAAGCCTTATGGTCCCTTACCAAGCCAGCGCCAGTTAAACTGGCAGGAAACCGGTATGTATTGCCTCATTCACTTCGGCCCCGATACTTTTACTGATAAGGAGTGGGGTTATGGAGATGAAGACCCGGCCATATTTAACCCAACGCAGTTTAACGCTATGCAAATTGTAGGCGCCGCAAAAAAGGGAGGCTTTAAGGGGATCATTGTTGTAGCAAAGCACCACGATGGCTTTTGCCTGTGGCCAACCAAAACCACCGAACACAACATCAGCAAAAGCCCGTATAAAAATGGCAAAGGTGATATCCTGCGCGAATACCGCCAGGCCTGCGATAAGCTGGGCATGAAGATGGGCGTATACTGCTCGCCTTGGGACAGGAACAGTGCCCTATACGGCAAACCCGAATACGTAACCGATGTTTACCGCAAGCAATTGCGGGAATTGTATACCAATTATGGCCCGCTGTTTATTGTATGGCACGATGGCGCCAACGGTGGCGATGGCTATTACGGCGGCGCTAAGGAAGTGCGTAAAATAGACCGCTCTACTTATTACGGTTGGGATGATACCTGGGGCATTGCCCGCAAGCTACAACCCGGCGCGGTAATTTTTGGCGATGTTGGCCCTGATGTGCGCTGGGTGGGTAACGAAAGCGGATATGCTGGCCAAACCTATTGGGCAACTTATACGCCGCACGCTCCCGAAGCCGGCAAAGCCCCCGGCAATGGTTTTGTGCTGGATAAGGAGGGTATAGAAGGTCATCGCGATGGTAAATACTGGATGCCTGCCGAATGCGACGTGCCGTTGCGTCCGGGATGGTTCTATCATCAAAAGGAAGATGGCAAGACAAAAACGCCCGACCAGTTGATGGACCTGTATTATAAAAGCGTGGGCAGGGGCGCCTGTCTTGACCTGGGTTTAGCACCTGATAAGCGTGGCCTGATCACTACCGAAGATGAAAACGCGCTGATGGGTTTAGGCGCCAACCTGCGGATGACCTTTAAAACTAACCTTGCAAAAGGGGCTACGTTTTCGGCCAGCAATGTGCGCGGCGGTAACAGGCTTAAATTTGGCCCCGCACATTTAACGGATAACGACCGTTACAGCTATTGGGCTACCGATGATGGCGTACTGACACCCGAATTGATCATCGACCTGCATCAAGCTAAAACATTTGACGTGATACAATTGCGCGAGAATATCAAATTAGGTCAGCGGATTGATGGTGTTGCCATTGATATAATGGTAGGTAAAGAATGGCAGGAAATAGCCACGGCCACCAGTATTGGCGCAAACAAACTGATACGGCTGGATAAACCTGTTAAAGCACGTAAGATAAGATTGCGTGTAACCAACGCTGCCGCCTGCGTAGCCCTGAGCGATTTTGGCTTGTATAATGAACTAAGGTTTCCACCGCCGGTTAAAATGGAAGATTAA
- a CDS encoding DUF4268 domain-containing protein, with protein MFSKAEASQIRQEFWTTFGQYLRPILSADGEKVNWINYKTGIKYVYFRMEAENRLARIGIEITHYDTGIQELFYEQFAELKTMLHSYLNEEWQWQLHHTDMEGKTISRIYSELPNASIFNREDWPRLISFFKPRIIALDEFWSTAKYSFDALK; from the coding sequence ATGTTTTCAAAAGCGGAAGCTTCACAAATACGACAAGAGTTCTGGACTACCTTCGGGCAATACCTCCGGCCCATCCTATCGGCCGATGGCGAAAAGGTGAATTGGATAAACTATAAAACGGGTATTAAATACGTGTACTTCCGTATGGAAGCCGAGAACCGGCTGGCCCGCATCGGCATTGAGATAACCCACTATGATACCGGTATACAGGAGTTGTTTTACGAGCAGTTTGCCGAACTGAAAACCATGCTGCACAGCTATCTTAACGAAGAATGGCAATGGCAACTGCACCATACCGATATGGAGGGCAAAACCATCAGCCGCATTTATAGCGAACTACCCAACGCCAGCATTTTTAACCGGGAGGACTGGCCCCGGCTCATCAGCTTTTTTAAACCCCGTATTATCGCCCTCGATGAATTTTGGAGCACAGCTAAATATAGCTTCGACGCTTTAAAGTAA